The nucleotide sequence ATCGATGGCGAAATTATATGGTTCCAATATGGGGAATAGGGTTGTTGACCGTGTCATGCAAATTCATGGCGGTATGGGCTACACGAGGGAATTGCCAATCGAGCGCTGGTATCGTGAAGCAAGACTTTGGAGAATTTACGATGGCACTGATGAAATCCAGCGTATGATTATCGCCAGGGACCTATTGAAAGGGCACGTGAAAATCGGTCAGTTTGTATAACCAACAAATGAAAGCGTTAACAGTTTGCTAGATAGAGGAGGAACTAGAATGGCAGGAAGATTTGATGGAAGAGTTGCTTTTGTGACGGGAGGCAGCAGGGGGATCGGAAAAGGAATCGTTCAGCTTTTCGCTGAGGAAGGAGCAAAGGTTGCTTTTATCGACTTGAATGAGGAAGCATTGGCGGAAACAACGAACGAGTTACGTGAGAAAGGGTATGAAGTTTACTCGAAATTAGCGAACGTGACGGACGCAGGACAGGTTGAACAGGCAATGAAGGAAGTGCATGACACTTTTGGATCTGTCGACGTCCTTGTGAACAACGCAGGTGTCATCCGTGATAATCTGCTCTTCAAAATGACGGATTCCGATTGGCAAACAGTCATGGATGTCCATCTGAAAGGTTCGTTCAATGCTGCGAAAGCAGCTCAGAAGTACATGGTTGAACAGAAATATGGCCGAATCATCAACATTTCGTCAACATCCGCACTTGGAAACAGGGGCCAGGCAAACTATGCAGCGGCAAAAGCAGGTCTCCAGGGCTTCACTAAAACTCTTGCTATTGAACTTGGACGTTATGGAATAACAGCCAACTCGGTCGCTCCAGGCTTCATCGAGACGGAAATGACGAAAGAAACCGCAGCTCGAATCGGAATCTCGTTCGATGACCTGATTAAACACAGTGTCGCGAGCATTCCGGTCGGCAGGAGCGGAAAACCAGCTGATATTGCCAATGCAGTCGCCTTCTTTGCTGATGAAAAATCGTCCTTTGTCAACGGCCAGGTCATTTATGTGGCTGGCGGGCCCAAAAATTAATGTGAGGTGAAGAGTCAGTGTTTAAAGAGCATATTGGCAAACAGTCCAATAAAGTAAAAAACATTGTGGAACGAGGCGCTGTCAAAAAATTCGCTGAAGCCATCGGCGATCTGCATCCCATTTTCATTGATGAGGAAACCGGCAAAAACTCACGATATAACAGGAACATTGCCCCGCCCACTTTTCCAAGGGTTTTTGATTATGGAACAATCGAGGGACTGAATCTTCCTAATAAAGGTCTGATACATGGGGAACAGACTTATCATTACGAGCGCCCTTTGCTTGTAGGTGAAGAAATAACCTGTTACTCAGTAATCAAAAATTATTTCGAAAAGAAAGGAACCCAGGGTGAAATGGGCTTCCTTGTATTAGAAAGCTTTGGTGAGGACGAATCCGGAAAAATAGTCTTTTCCTCCACCCAAACTGTCATTATCACGGAAGCGGTAAGGAAGGTGCTGATTGGATGAGTAGCTTAGCAGAATTGAAGGTAGGAGAATCCATAAAGGAAATTCAGCTGGATCCGGTCGACAGGATTACCCTTATTAAATACGCTGGTGCTTCAGGAGATTACAACCCGATCCATACAATCGATGAAGAAGCGAAAAAAGTGGGACTGCCGGGGATCATCGCACACGGTATGTGGACAATGGGCAACCTGTCAAAACTTTTTACCGACTTTTACGGGGAAGGCTTCATTCAGGATTATACGATTCGATTTAAAGGAATGGTGTTCCTGAATGACGTTGTCACTCTCCAGGCAGAGTTAGCGGAGGAAAATGAGAACATCCTCCGATTCAATGTTCGCGCAGTCAATCAAAATGGCAATGAAGTCATTAAGGGAGATGTGCTGTATCATCGGTATGCTTCTTAATAAAAACAAAGACCCGGCAGAGCGGTGCTGGGTTTATTACTATAGGTTCTGACAGATTCAGGAATAAACACAAAACCTAAGGAATATCGCATTATTCTGTTCTTACTTTCGAATTTCTAATTTAGAAATAGCAGAAACGAGGTGTTAAAAACAAGTGAACTTTGATTTTGATGAGGATTTACTGGCTTTAAAAAGAAATGTCCGTGGTTTTATCCAGAGTGAAGTCGAGCCTGTTGCCATGCAAATCGAGGAAGATGACAAAATTCCGGAAAACATCATACAGCTATCGAGGGAGTTGGGGCTTTTCGGATTAAGCATACCGGAGGAATACGGCGGACTGGGCATCGGAATGGTGGAAAAATGTGCACTGTATGAAGAAATCGGCCAGACGCACAATGGCTATACGACTTTGATTGGCGCCCACACTGGAATCGGTACTGTAGGAATCGTCGAGCTTGGCAATGAGCAGCAAAAACGAAAGTATTTGCCTGGTATGGCTAGCGGAGAGAAAGTCGGTGCCTTTGCCCTGACAGAACCTGATGCCGGATCGAATGCGGCAAACTTAAGAACAACAGCTGTAAAAAAAGGCGATAAATATGTGCTGAACGGCTTGAAGCACTATATTACAAATGCAATTGAGGCGAGTGTTTTTACAGTGATGGCAGTAACTGACTCTGAAAAAGGAGCAAAAGGAATTACTTCATTTATCGTCGAGAAGGACTTTCCTGGCTTCAAGCTCGGGAAATTGGAAAAAAAGATGGGACTCAAGGGGTCGCATTCTGCCGAATTGGTTTTCGAAGATTGCGAGGTTCCAGTTGAAAATGTTCTAGGCACTGAAGGTCAGGGCTATGTAAATGCGTTGAAAATACTAGCCAATGGAAGGGCAGGCCTCGCTGCACGTAATCTGGGGTCCTGTCAGAAACTCCTTGACATGTCTGTTGCCTACGCCAAAGAGAGAATCCAGTTCGGAAAACCGATTATCAAGCATCAGGCAGTAAGCCATATGCTGGCGGAAATGGCGGTTGAAATCGAAGCGCTCAGGTCTTTTACATACCGAGTTGCGTGGATGGTTGATTCCGGTCAGAAGGTTATCAAGGAAGCTGCCATGCTTAAGCTCTATGGTTCAGAGGTTTACAACAGGGTCGCCGATAAAGCAGTGCAGATTCACGGGGGGATCGGTTATATATCAGATTACCCGGTCGAAAGATTTTTCCGTGATGCACGAATCACAAGAATTTATGAGGGCACGTCGGAAATCCAGAAAAACATTATAGCTGCTCAGCTGGAAAAAGAATATTAACAAGCGAACATACCAACTAGTTAGTACGAAAAAGAAAGAGGTGATATGGATGAATTTTAACCATACGGAAAAGGTCAAGGAATACCAGGTCAGGCTTTCAGAGTTCATGGATGAATATATTTATCCGAATGAAAAGCTTTATAAACAACAAATTGACAAAAATGACCCATTCTCTAAAGTTCCCCCTATCATGGAAGAACTGAAGGATAAGGCGAAAGAAAAAGGGCTCTGGAATCTGTTTTTACCAGAGAGCGAATATGGTGAAGGTCTCACCAACCT is from Mesobacillus boroniphilus and encodes:
- the fabG gene encoding 3-oxoacyl-ACP reductase FabG; the encoded protein is MAGRFDGRVAFVTGGSRGIGKGIVQLFAEEGAKVAFIDLNEEALAETTNELREKGYEVYSKLANVTDAGQVEQAMKEVHDTFGSVDVLVNNAGVIRDNLLFKMTDSDWQTVMDVHLKGSFNAAKAAQKYMVEQKYGRIINISSTSALGNRGQANYAAAKAGLQGFTKTLAIELGRYGITANSVAPGFIETEMTKETAARIGISFDDLIKHSVASIPVGRSGKPADIANAVAFFADEKSSFVNGQVIYVAGGPKN
- a CDS encoding MaoC family dehydratase N-terminal domain-containing protein — its product is MFKEHIGKQSNKVKNIVERGAVKKFAEAIGDLHPIFIDEETGKNSRYNRNIAPPTFPRVFDYGTIEGLNLPNKGLIHGEQTYHYERPLLVGEEITCYSVIKNYFEKKGTQGEMGFLVLESFGEDESGKIVFSSTQTVIITEAVRKVLIG
- a CDS encoding MaoC/PaaZ C-terminal domain-containing protein — protein: MSSLAELKVGESIKEIQLDPVDRITLIKYAGASGDYNPIHTIDEEAKKVGLPGIIAHGMWTMGNLSKLFTDFYGEGFIQDYTIRFKGMVFLNDVVTLQAELAEENENILRFNVRAVNQNGNEVIKGDVLYHRYAS
- a CDS encoding acyl-CoA dehydrogenase family protein, producing MNFDFDEDLLALKRNVRGFIQSEVEPVAMQIEEDDKIPENIIQLSRELGLFGLSIPEEYGGLGIGMVEKCALYEEIGQTHNGYTTLIGAHTGIGTVGIVELGNEQQKRKYLPGMASGEKVGAFALTEPDAGSNAANLRTTAVKKGDKYVLNGLKHYITNAIEASVFTVMAVTDSEKGAKGITSFIVEKDFPGFKLGKLEKKMGLKGSHSAELVFEDCEVPVENVLGTEGQGYVNALKILANGRAGLAARNLGSCQKLLDMSVAYAKERIQFGKPIIKHQAVSHMLAEMAVEIEALRSFTYRVAWMVDSGQKVIKEAAMLKLYGSEVYNRVADKAVQIHGGIGYISDYPVERFFRDARITRIYEGTSEIQKNIIAAQLEKEY